The Prunus dulcis chromosome 3, ALMONDv2, whole genome shotgun sequence genome segment CCAATGGCctctcaccaccaccatccccaccctcaccaccaccaccaaaccCCACCTCCCACCACCATTTGCTGCACCAGCTCCTACAATAGTTGCTGTTGCACCCAATCCCACCAACCCTGCTCACCTCAACCGCCACCACTAGTCACAGACCCACTTCTCCAAGCCATTGCTTCTCAGCTCATCCAATCCAACCCACCAGATCCCTACTCTTGCCATTCCAAACTCCGCCACCGAAACCCTCAACCCACCCACAAATTCCTACACCCAAAGCCTCGTTTGCACCAACAAGAACAGCAAGAAGAACAGCAGCTGCACGCCCACTCAATTATCTCCTCCCTCCTCTCCCGCATCGAAGCCCTCGAAGCCTCTCTTCACCGCTACTCTTCCTATCGTTCTCAGTCTTCGTATTCGCGCTCTCTCAGAGACTCAGCTGCTCGAGTTATTCAAACCCACTTCCGTGCCTTCCTTGTTCGCAGATCACGAACCCTCAGGCAGCTCAAAGACCTCGCCTTTATCAAGTCTGCTTTCAACTCTCTCAAATCCTCCATTTCCAATGATACCCACTTCGATTTTCACGCCGTTTCTCAAAAAGCCATCGACTTGCTTCTTAAGCTCGACTCTATTCAGGTAACCATTCATGGGtatttgttcatttttatttatttataatcaaGTTACTCTTCTGTTTCGATTTGCTTAGAGATTTTGTTTGGGCACCTTGTCTGCAGTGTGGTGATCCGATTGTTAGGGACGGAAAAAGGTCTATTAGCAGAGATTTGGTTCGGTTCATGGAGTTCATTGATGGGGTTGTCATGAAAAGGCATGGGCTTTCACTGAAAGCAGTGAAGAATGCGAGGTTTGGTCAAAATGTTAACAAATCTAGGGTTTTGCCCACCAAGTGTGATGATTTGGGAAGGGATCAGAGGGAAATAATTGGTAAATTGAGGGATAGAATTGAGAAGATTCGTGGGTTTGCTAGAGTTTCTGAGAATGATGAGGAAGATGTGGAGCTTGAAGGGTTTCAACATGTcagtgatgaagatgaagaaaaccTTATGACTCGATTTAAAAATGGGGTATTGGTGAAAAGGCATGGGCTTCAACCTAAGgtgaagaaaaatgtgagcTTTGCAGAGAATGGGAATGTGTATAGGGTCTTTAGCAACTCTGATGCACCAGTTTCAAGTGGAGATGGGAGTGATTCTAGTGATGATCATGGAGAGCTTGTGGAGAACCTTCGCAGTGAGGTTGAAGATGTTAAGGGCTTTGCTCAGGAGactgaggatgatgatgaggcACACACCGAGAATGATGGATCACCGCAGGCCAGTGATGGAGAAAGAAACCCCAGAGCCAGAATGACTCAGAGAAGAGAAGACATCTATGAAACCAAAGTCCATGATCTGGGCCGGAATGGTTATTTGCTATTCTCTGCTCCTTTGCCTGTGAAGATGGAGTCTAAAGCAGATATCATAAAGAGAAACAAGGCTGTGAAACTAGTAAAATGAAGGCCTGTAACCTGAGTTTATGTTTTAGGTTCTCCAAATTTTTTGTGGCTATGGGGGTGGATATTAGGTCTTCGCAATTGTATTT includes the following:
- the LOC117623624 gene encoding BAG family molecular chaperone regulator 8, chloroplastic, with translation MASHHHHPHPHHHHQTPPPTTICCTSSYNSCCCTQSHQPCSPQPPPLVTDPLLQAIASQLIQSNPPDPYSCHSKLRHRNPQPTHKFLHPKPRLHQQEQQEEQQLHAHSIISSLLSRIEALEASLHRYSSYRSQSSYSRSLRDSAARVIQTHFRAFLVRRSRTLRQLKDLAFIKSAFNSLKSSISNDTHFDFHAVSQKAIDLLLKLDSIQCGDPIVRDGKRSISRDLVRFMEFIDGVVMKRHGLSLKAVKNARFGQNVNKSRVLPTKCDDLGRDQREIIGKLRDRIEKIRGFARVSENDEEDVELEGFQHVSDEDEENLMTRFKNGVLVKRHGLQPKVKKNVSFAENGNVYRVFSNSDAPVSSGDGSDSSDDHGELVENLRSEVEDVKGFAQETEDDDEAHTENDGSPQASDGERNPRARMTQRREDIYETKVHDLGRNGYLLFSAPLPVKMESKADIIKRNKAVKLVK